One genomic window of Paenisporosarcina antarctica includes the following:
- a CDS encoding NRAMP family divalent metal transporter: MKAETKLKNTNRSVLLGAAFLMATSAIGPGFLTQTTVFTEQLLASFGFVILISIIIDIGAQLNIWRIIAVSEKRAQDIANDLLPGLGYFLAFLVVMGGLAFNIGNIAGAGLGTNVLFGISPELGAILSGILAIGIFMVREAGKAMDKFAQVLGFLMIGLTIYVMFTAAPPVGEAVVKTFVPDNINILAIVTLVGGTVGGYITFAGGHRLIDAGIKGKEALPEVTRGSIFAIGIASIMRIFLFLAVLGVVSQGFRLDPSNPPASVFQLAAGNFGYKIFGVVMWAAAVTSVVGAAYTSVSFIRTFHPWLEKHHQKIIIGFIAISTIVFVFVGRPVSILIFVGSVNGMILPIALGVMLIAAYKTKIVGDYKHPLWMTIFGVIIVIAMAWMSGYTLINEIPKLFV, from the coding sequence ATGAAAGCTGAAACTAAACTAAAAAATACAAATCGCAGCGTATTACTCGGCGCAGCATTCTTAATGGCCACATCAGCCATTGGACCAGGATTTTTAACACAGACAACTGTCTTTACAGAGCAACTTCTGGCAAGCTTTGGATTCGTAATTCTGATTTCGATTATTATCGATATTGGTGCTCAACTGAACATTTGGCGAATTATTGCCGTTTCTGAAAAACGTGCACAAGATATTGCGAATGATTTATTGCCCGGCCTTGGTTATTTTCTCGCATTCTTAGTTGTTATGGGTGGTCTTGCCTTTAACATCGGAAATATCGCAGGGGCTGGACTCGGAACAAATGTATTATTTGGAATTTCGCCAGAATTAGGAGCGATTCTTAGTGGTATTCTCGCGATTGGTATTTTTATGGTACGTGAAGCGGGCAAAGCGATGGACAAATTCGCACAAGTATTAGGTTTCCTTATGATTGGATTAACGATTTACGTAATGTTTACGGCAGCGCCTCCAGTTGGGGAAGCCGTTGTAAAGACCTTTGTTCCGGATAATATTAATATTTTGGCAATTGTTACGTTGGTAGGTGGAACCGTTGGAGGATATATTACATTTGCAGGTGGTCACCGTTTAATTGATGCAGGAATAAAAGGAAAAGAAGCATTACCTGAAGTGACACGTGGTTCAATATTTGCAATAGGGATAGCTTCCATCATGCGCATTTTCCTGTTCCTTGCCGTGTTGGGTGTGGTTTCTCAAGGTTTTAGGCTAGATCCTTCAAACCCACCAGCATCTGTTTTCCAATTAGCAGCTGGTAATTTTGGGTATAAGATTTTCGGAGTTGTCATGTGGGCTGCCGCTGTTACTTCGGTAGTTGGCGCAGCATACACGTCTGTTTCCTTTATTCGTACATTCCATCCATGGTTAGAGAAACATCATCAAAAAATTATCATTGGATTTATTGCTATCTCAACGATAGTCTTTGTCTTTGTTGGTCGTCCAGTCAGTATTCTTATATTCGTTGGATCGGTAAATGGTATGATTTTACCAATTGCGTTAGGGGTTATGTTGATTGCGGCTTACAAAACAAAAATTGTTGGAGACTATAAACATCCATTGTGGATGACTATTTTCGGAGTGATAATTGTCATTGCCATGGCTTGGATGAGTGGTTACACATTAATCAATGAAATTCCTAAACTATTTGTATAA
- a CDS encoding DegV family protein yields MNQSKIAWVTDSTATLSPEFIKQHHIYVVPLYVIFGETAYRENVDIKSEAFYKKLASVKELPKTSQPSPGEMIEIFKEIKKNYDHVIAIHVTGSLTGAYSGAISAAKETGVDAFVLDSQIGSFPLGKMVERAVALEQQGKTFDEIVSVIKTLPAKGRLFLTPGSLEQLHKGGRVTGTQTVIATLLNMKVVLKFDKGKAILSDKVRSHKRAIAKMVEYLETEIDHVSEVTVIHADNLTEATHWKSILQKQFPDIAFYITELSPVPGTHAGRGTVGLAWLGE; encoded by the coding sequence ATGAATCAGTCAAAAATTGCATGGGTTACGGATTCAACTGCAACTCTATCACCAGAATTTATTAAACAACATCATATTTATGTTGTTCCTCTATACGTTATCTTCGGCGAAACCGCTTACAGGGAAAATGTCGATATTAAATCGGAAGCATTTTACAAAAAGCTCGCCTCCGTCAAAGAATTGCCGAAAACATCGCAGCCATCTCCAGGCGAAATGATTGAAATTTTCAAAGAAATTAAGAAAAATTATGATCACGTAATTGCGATTCACGTAACAGGGTCACTTACAGGAGCATACAGTGGTGCAATTTCAGCAGCTAAAGAAACGGGCGTAGATGCTTTTGTACTTGACTCTCAAATTGGCTCTTTTCCATTAGGGAAAATGGTGGAACGGGCGGTTGCTCTCGAACAACAAGGAAAAACATTTGATGAAATTGTCTCTGTAATTAAGACCCTACCTGCAAAGGGACGTCTGTTTTTAACACCAGGAAGCCTGGAACAACTTCACAAAGGTGGACGTGTCACAGGAACTCAAACAGTTATTGCTACACTTTTAAATATGAAAGTTGTGCTTAAGTTTGATAAAGGAAAAGCAATTCTATCAGATAAAGTACGCAGCCATAAACGCGCAATCGCCAAAATGGTAGAGTATTTAGAAACAGAAATTGATCATGTAAGTGAAGTTACTGTTATTCACGCTGATAATTTGACAGAAGCAACGCACTGGAAAAGCATACTTCAAAAACAATTTCCAGACATCGCATTTTATATTACCGAATTGAGCCCAGTACCTGGCACACATGCAGGTAGAGGAACCGTTGGGTTAGCATGGCTAGGTGAGTAA
- the thrB gene encoding homoserine kinase — MSWRAFSVTVPASTANLGPGFDSIGLALDLHLLINVSPASEWTVEYENAGYQHLSSGSDNLIVSTAQVVADKFNRQLPAAKLYVVTDIPLGRGLGSSASAIAGGIEIADRLLGLELTIKEKVKIGSEMEGHPDNVSASFFGGLTISYDDGVDLDVIHVPEVKIGVVILVPSEEFLTTESRGLLPELLEHSVATRGSGAGNVLSAALSCGDWETAGRMMEKDTFHEPFRKNRFPDFEAIRHTCKVLGAYNCAISGAGPSLFIAVKKGNEEEISIKLRDKFPHYECLVTKPSSVGIVSCEI, encoded by the coding sequence ATGAGCTGGAGAGCATTTTCGGTAACAGTGCCTGCATCAACTGCGAATCTCGGACCTGGGTTTGATTCGATAGGATTGGCACTTGACCTTCATTTGTTAATCAATGTATCGCCCGCATCAGAGTGGACAGTCGAATATGAAAATGCAGGATATCAGCATTTATCCAGTGGCTCCGATAATTTGATCGTGTCAACTGCCCAAGTGGTTGCTGACAAGTTTAATCGTCAGCTCCCTGCTGCTAAACTTTATGTGGTAACAGATATCCCCCTCGGTAGAGGACTCGGTAGTAGCGCATCAGCCATCGCCGGAGGTATCGAAATTGCAGACCGTTTGCTTGGATTGGAATTGACAATAAAAGAAAAAGTGAAAATTGGCAGTGAAATGGAAGGTCATCCTGATAATGTTTCGGCGTCTTTTTTCGGCGGCTTGACGATTTCGTATGATGACGGAGTAGATCTGGATGTAATTCATGTACCTGAAGTGAAAATCGGAGTCGTGATACTGGTGCCGTCTGAAGAATTTCTCACAACGGAGTCAAGAGGGTTGCTGCCCGAATTACTCGAACATAGTGTTGCTACGCGTGGGAGTGGTGCAGGTAACGTGTTATCAGCTGCACTATCTTGTGGTGATTGGGAAACTGCTGGACGTATGATGGAAAAAGATACATTCCATGAACCTTTCCGTAAAAATAGGTTTCCTGATTTCGAAGCAATTCGCCATACATGTAAGGTGTTGGGGGCATACAATTGCGCCATAAGCGGAGCAGGACCATCGCTTTTCATAGCTGTTAAAAAAGGGAATGAAGAAGAAATTAGCATTAAATTGAGAGACAAATTCCCCCATTACGAATGTCTCGTAACGAAACCTTCATCAGTAGGAATAGTTTCTTGTGAAATATAG
- a CDS encoding putative hydro-lyase yields MTTPFEVRGKMRSGEFTLPTSGLCEDYIQANLVILPKNLAFDFLLFCQRNPKSCPVIDVTDVGSYVPHLSAPNADLRTDLPKYRVYKNGEVVDEPTDIKEYWTDDMVGFLIGCSFTFEEALIKNGIPMRHNEEGVNVPMYKTSIEAMPAGKFSGPTVVSMRPMKEKDVIRAVQVTSRFPSVHGAPIHIGNPQSIGITNINQPDFGDAVTINEGEVPVFWACGVTPQAIAMHMKPALMITHAPGHMFITDLKSEHVSVI; encoded by the coding sequence ATGACAACACCTTTTGAAGTAAGAGGGAAGATGCGCAGTGGTGAGTTTACTTTGCCTACTTCTGGTTTGTGTGAAGATTATATTCAAGCAAATTTAGTCATTTTACCAAAGAATTTAGCATTTGATTTTCTATTGTTCTGTCAACGAAATCCGAAATCTTGTCCAGTTATTGATGTGACAGATGTTGGTTCCTATGTACCGCATCTGTCTGCACCAAATGCTGATTTACGTACAGACTTGCCAAAATACCGTGTCTATAAAAATGGGGAAGTTGTAGACGAACCAACGGATATTAAAGAGTATTGGACTGACGATATGGTGGGGTTTCTTATTGGCTGTAGCTTTACATTCGAGGAAGCGCTAATAAAAAATGGTATCCCTATGAGACATAACGAAGAAGGCGTCAATGTGCCGATGTATAAAACATCGATTGAAGCAATGCCAGCAGGAAAATTCTCTGGACCAACGGTTGTCAGCATGCGTCCCATGAAAGAGAAAGACGTCATCCGAGCTGTTCAAGTAACAAGTCGATTCCCTTCCGTTCACGGAGCGCCGATTCATATTGGCAATCCGCAATCGATCGGCATTACAAATATTAATCAACCTGATTTTGGAGATGCCGTTACAATCAACGAAGGTGAAGTACCTGTATTTTGGGCATGTGGTGTTACGCCCCAAGCCATCGCCATGCATATGAAACCAGCATTAATGATTACTCATGCACCAGGTCATATGTTTATAACTGATTTAAAAAGTGAACATGTTAGTGTAATTTAA
- the thrC gene encoding threonine synthase, whose translation MNWPGLIEQYKEWLPVTDNTPSLTLQEGNTPMVHLGKLSEQWGINLHVKLEGANPTGSFKDRGMVMAVAKAKEEGKTVLLCASTGNTSASAAAYGARAGMRTIVVIPEGRIALGKLAQAKMYGAEILAIKGNFDEALNMVREVGQEDGIALVNSVNPYRIEGQKTIAFEIIDQLGKVPDILALPVGNAGNISASWKGFSEYAAKKGGKRPSLLGVQAAGAAPIVNNQVVENPETIATAIRIGNPASWNLALTALDESNGTILAVTDEEILESYQMLASTEGIFAEPASCASIAGIKKQVENGMLEKGSTVVAILTGNGLKDPETAISVNQHKALLVPEDMERFWEDLKKGVKA comes from the coding sequence ATGAATTGGCCAGGATTAATTGAACAATATAAAGAATGGCTTCCAGTGACGGACAATACACCTTCTTTGACTTTGCAAGAAGGTAATACTCCTATGGTTCATTTAGGTAAATTATCTGAACAATGGGGAATCAATCTTCATGTGAAATTGGAGGGCGCAAACCCAACTGGTTCTTTTAAAGACAGAGGAATGGTTATGGCAGTTGCAAAAGCAAAAGAAGAAGGGAAAACGGTTCTTCTTTGTGCTTCAACTGGCAATACTTCCGCATCGGCTGCAGCTTACGGAGCAAGAGCTGGCATGAGAACGATTGTGGTCATTCCAGAAGGTCGCATCGCACTCGGAAAACTTGCTCAGGCAAAAATGTATGGAGCAGAAATTCTAGCGATTAAAGGAAACTTTGACGAAGCGCTTAACATGGTAAGAGAAGTGGGTCAGGAAGATGGCATCGCTCTTGTAAATTCCGTCAATCCATATCGTATAGAAGGTCAAAAAACAATCGCTTTCGAAATCATCGATCAGTTGGGTAAAGTACCAGATATTCTAGCTTTGCCAGTTGGAAACGCTGGAAATATTTCAGCTTCTTGGAAAGGTTTTAGCGAGTACGCAGCCAAAAAAGGGGGGAAACGTCCTTCATTGCTTGGTGTGCAGGCGGCAGGAGCTGCTCCAATTGTCAATAATCAGGTCGTCGAAAACCCTGAAACAATTGCAACAGCTATCCGAATCGGCAATCCGGCCAGTTGGAATCTCGCACTGACAGCACTAGACGAATCAAACGGTACAATCTTGGCTGTGACGGACGAAGAAATTCTAGAATCCTATCAAATGTTAGCTTCAACAGAAGGTATCTTTGCAGAACCTGCATCATGTGCATCAATCGCAGGTATTAAAAAGCAAGTGGAGAACGGCATGCTTGAAAAAGGTTCTACAGTTGTCGCTATATTGACAGGAAATGGATTGAAAGATCCAGAAACAGCTATTTCAGTTAATCAACATAAAGCACTTCTCGTGCCGGAAGATATGGAGCGCTTTTGGGAGGACTTGAAGAAAGGTGTGAAGGCATGA
- a CDS encoding 5-oxoprolinase subunit C family protein, whose product MLQFDKDGLQTTVQDLGRRGFQKYGVIASGVMDPYAHRLANILVGNQETEPTIEITLLGSHKTFHADCLFALTGADLSPAIDGIPIKMWRPIFAKKGCKLSFGKPVTGCRTYLAVAGGIAVSEVMGSGSTYLRAGIGGFNGRSLKKGDVIPIGEASELIKGCMESLSKRANKSSFIQVDWTLMAQAIPIYKSEATVRVMDGRQEHLFDGKSRDAFLNQAFQISSDSDRMGYRLKGPELTLIEPKELISEAVSFGSIQVPPDGQPIILMADRQTTGGYPKIGQVATIDLPKVSQLKPGEYIRFEKISLEEAQQALIEERILIAKLTQSIALKLKECK is encoded by the coding sequence ATGCTACAGTTTGATAAAGATGGGTTACAAACGACTGTACAAGATCTTGGAAGAAGAGGTTTTCAAAAATATGGAGTAATTGCAAGTGGCGTAATGGATCCATATGCACATCGTCTTGCGAACATTTTAGTGGGCAATCAAGAAACTGAGCCCACGATTGAAATTACGTTACTGGGATCGCATAAGACGTTTCACGCTGATTGTTTATTTGCGCTGACGGGTGCGGATTTGTCACCTGCAATAGATGGAATACCTATAAAAATGTGGCGTCCTATTTTTGCGAAAAAAGGATGCAAGCTATCTTTCGGAAAGCCTGTTACAGGGTGTCGTACCTATTTAGCAGTTGCTGGTGGAATTGCTGTGTCTGAAGTCATGGGCAGTGGATCTACTTACTTGCGAGCTGGAATTGGTGGATTTAATGGACGATCTCTAAAAAAAGGCGACGTTATTCCTATTGGTGAAGCTTCAGAGTTAATAAAAGGTTGTATGGAGAGTTTATCTAAAAGAGCGAATAAATCTTCCTTTATTCAAGTGGACTGGACTTTAATGGCTCAAGCCATTCCAATCTATAAATCCGAAGCGACTGTGAGAGTAATGGATGGAAGACAAGAACATTTATTCGATGGAAAAAGTAGAGATGCTTTCTTGAATCAAGCTTTTCAAATTTCTTCAGATTCTGATCGGATGGGGTATCGCTTGAAAGGACCGGAACTTACTTTAATAGAACCCAAAGAATTGATATCTGAAGCAGTGTCTTTTGGTTCGATTCAAGTTCCACCTGATGGGCAACCCATTATATTAATGGCAGACAGACAAACGACAGGCGGCTATCCAAAAATTGGACAAGTAGCAACAATTGATTTGCCAAAAGTAAGTCAATTAAAACCTGGAGAATACATTCGCTTTGAAAAAATTTCACTTGAAGAAGCGCAACAGGCACTGATAGAGGAACGAATACTAATCGCGAAATTAACCCAATCAATCGCGCTGAAATTAAAGGAGTGCAAGTGA
- a CDS encoding LamB/YcsF family protein, whose translation MKYRVDLNCDMGESFGTYKMGNDEEILDFVTSANIACGFHAGDPATMRKTVKLALEKGVGIGAHPGFQDLTGFGRRNLLVSPQEAYELVVYQIGALYGFVKAEGGVMQHVKPHGALFNMAATDAALSEAIAEAVYAVNPELVLFGLSGSEIIKAGTKIGLRTANEVFSDRTYQTDGTLTSRKEANALITDTDTAIQQVVRMIKEGVVTSTVGAEVSILADTVCIHGDGIHALDFARRISETLKNSQIDVRKIQDLK comes from the coding sequence ATGAAATATCGAGTTGATTTGAATTGTGACATGGGCGAGAGCTTCGGCACGTATAAAATGGGAAATGATGAAGAAATTTTAGATTTTGTAACGTCTGCAAATATTGCTTGTGGTTTTCATGCTGGCGATCCCGCAACAATGCGCAAAACGGTCAAACTCGCTTTGGAAAAAGGCGTTGGGATTGGTGCACATCCAGGATTTCAAGATTTAACAGGCTTCGGAAGAAGAAATTTACTCGTCTCTCCACAAGAGGCGTATGAACTCGTGGTGTATCAAATCGGGGCATTGTACGGGTTTGTAAAAGCTGAAGGTGGCGTGATGCAACACGTCAAGCCACACGGTGCACTCTTTAACATGGCGGCTACAGATGCGGCTTTATCCGAAGCAATCGCCGAAGCAGTGTATGCGGTGAATCCTGAGTTAGTACTATTTGGTTTATCGGGCAGTGAGATTATCAAAGCAGGTACGAAGATTGGTTTACGTACAGCGAATGAAGTATTCTCGGATCGTACATATCAAACGGATGGAACACTGACAAGTCGAAAAGAAGCGAATGCATTAATTACAGACACCGATACTGCCATTCAACAAGTCGTACGAATGATTAAAGAAGGTGTTGTTACAAGCACAGTTGGAGCTGAGGTATCTATTTTAGCAGACACTGTGTGTATTCATGGGGATGGGATACATGCTCTTGATTTTGCTCGACGTATCTCAGAAACATTAAAAAATTCTCAAATTGATGTACGAAAAATTCAGGATTTAAAATAA
- a CDS encoding homoserine dehydrogenase — protein MKNEISIGLLGLGTVGNGVATILQQHQQDLTYKLGVQVSIKKVLIKDKNKARLSSLDPNVFTTDVWDILDDPSIDIIVEVMGGIEGAKHAIESALRSGKQVVTANKDVMAEHGHELLKLADLEKCDLFYEASVAGGIPIIRTLEDGLASDRISSLMGIVNGTTNYILTKMKQENMSYETALAEATLLGYAESDPSADVDGLDAARKMVILSSLAFSTEVHLDDVLVRGMKDIQAGDLELAEGFGYTIKMVGSSKKDEDGIEVTVEPVFLANSHLLASVNNEFNAVYIYGDAVGETMLYGPGAGSLPTATSVVSDIIAACRNLLLEVNGKRVHAAQHERVMKSDNRRYSKYFHRLLVKDEVGMLSKLTSIYSNHMASLQSVMQHPAKNDGMAEIILLTHKISRQQHLDIIENLEDTASVISHYRIEGEESV, from the coding sequence ATGAAAAATGAAATTTCTATCGGCTTATTAGGCCTTGGAACAGTTGGAAACGGAGTTGCAACTATTTTACAGCAACACCAGCAGGACTTGACTTATAAATTGGGAGTCCAAGTTTCCATTAAAAAGGTACTAATTAAAGATAAAAATAAAGCAAGACTCTCCTCTTTAGATCCAAATGTATTTACAACGGATGTCTGGGACATATTAGACGATCCTTCTATTGATATCATTGTGGAAGTGATGGGCGGAATCGAAGGTGCTAAGCATGCAATTGAAAGTGCACTTCGTTCAGGAAAGCAAGTAGTTACAGCTAATAAAGATGTGATGGCTGAACACGGTCACGAGCTATTAAAGTTGGCTGATCTTGAAAAATGTGATTTGTTTTACGAAGCCAGCGTTGCTGGAGGCATACCGATTATCCGAACACTAGAAGACGGACTTGCATCAGACAGGATTTCTAGTCTAATGGGGATTGTTAACGGCACGACAAACTATATTTTAACGAAAATGAAACAAGAAAATATGAGCTATGAAACTGCTTTGGCGGAAGCAACACTATTAGGATATGCAGAATCGGATCCATCAGCAGATGTAGATGGTTTAGATGCTGCTCGGAAAATGGTCATTTTATCGTCACTGGCATTTTCGACGGAAGTGCATCTTGATGACGTCTTGGTTAGAGGGATGAAAGACATTCAGGCAGGGGATTTGGAGCTCGCAGAAGGCTTTGGCTATACAATCAAAATGGTTGGCTCATCTAAAAAAGATGAGGACGGTATTGAAGTGACGGTGGAGCCAGTATTCTTGGCTAATTCCCATCTTCTTGCTTCGGTCAACAATGAATTTAACGCCGTATATATTTATGGAGATGCAGTTGGAGAAACAATGCTATACGGACCAGGTGCAGGGTCGCTACCTACTGCCACTTCAGTTGTGTCGGACATTATCGCTGCTTGCCGAAATCTACTGCTTGAAGTAAACGGTAAACGAGTGCACGCAGCTCAGCATGAGCGAGTAATGAAATCCGATAACCGACGATATTCAAAATATTTTCACCGTTTGCTCGTAAAAGATGAAGTGGGTATGCTGTCAAAACTGACGTCAATTTATAGTAATCATATGGCAAGCCTTCAATCGGTCATGCAGCATCCGGCTAAAAATGACGGTATGGCAGAAATTATTCTATTAACACATAAAATTTCTAGACAGCAACATTTGGATATTATTGAAAATTTAGAAGATACTGCAAGTGTTATCAGCCATTATCGTATTGAAGGGGAGGAATCAGTATGA
- a CDS encoding aspartate kinase, with translation MKVCKFGGTSVASAQQIKKVAAIVRADPSRRIVVVSAPGKRFEDDVKVTDLLINLSHAALRGENVEEQFNKVIDRYDNIANGLGLGCEIQDIIKLDLYNRLASDKENPRIFLDQLQASGEDNLAKLVAAYFNTVGLHAEYVSPKEAGLLVNDLPQRAQALPEAYNRLSTLKDKDTITVFPGFFGYTEEGVLRTFERGGSDITGSILAAAVKAELYENFTDVDCVFVANPRIIDSPVEIDKMTYREMRELSYAGFSVLHDEALMPAFKESVPVCIKNTNNPLAPGTMIVAERESSFRPVTGISADSGFSTLFVSKYLMNREIGFGRKLLQILEDEEISYEHTPSGIDNLSVILRSHQLTPDKEARIVDRVKTELQADEVNFRSNFSMVVIVGEGMRNSTGLAARATTAISRTGANIEMINQGSSEVSLVFGVLKQDETKILKELYKEFFSPVLVV, from the coding sequence ATGAAAGTGTGTAAATTCGGCGGAACATCTGTAGCAAGTGCACAACAAATCAAAAAAGTGGCGGCCATTGTAAGAGCAGATCCATCACGAAGAATTGTAGTAGTCTCAGCACCTGGCAAACGCTTTGAAGATGATGTAAAAGTGACTGATTTGCTTATCAACCTCTCGCACGCAGCACTGCGCGGTGAAAATGTCGAAGAACAATTCAATAAAGTGATTGATCGCTATGACAATATTGCAAATGGTCTAGGACTTGGATGCGAAATTCAAGATATTATTAAATTGGATCTTTACAATCGTCTCGCATCAGATAAAGAAAATCCTAGGATATTTTTAGACCAATTACAAGCTAGCGGTGAAGATAATTTGGCAAAGCTTGTTGCTGCTTATTTTAATACGGTCGGCCTACATGCGGAATACGTAAGCCCAAAAGAAGCTGGGTTGCTCGTTAACGACTTACCGCAACGCGCACAAGCACTTCCAGAAGCCTACAATAGACTGTCGACTTTAAAAGATAAAGACACAATTACTGTCTTCCCTGGATTTTTTGGTTATACAGAAGAAGGCGTGCTGCGTACATTTGAGCGCGGAGGTTCAGATATTACTGGCTCGATTTTGGCAGCTGCTGTAAAAGCCGAACTGTATGAAAACTTCACTGACGTCGATTGTGTGTTCGTTGCTAATCCAAGAATTATTGATAGCCCTGTGGAAATAGACAAAATGACGTACCGTGAAATGCGGGAGTTGTCGTATGCAGGTTTCTCAGTCCTTCATGATGAAGCCCTGATGCCAGCATTTAAAGAGTCAGTTCCTGTTTGCATAAAAAATACAAATAACCCCTTAGCTCCTGGCACAATGATTGTAGCGGAAAGAGAGAGTTCCTTCCGACCAGTTACCGGTATATCAGCCGATAGCGGATTTTCAACGCTTTTTGTCAGTAAATATTTAATGAATCGTGAAATCGGATTTGGCCGCAAACTACTACAAATTCTTGAAGACGAAGAGATTTCCTATGAGCATACTCCCTCTGGAATAGATAATCTATCCGTCATTTTGCGCAGCCATCAGTTAACACCCGATAAAGAAGCTCGTATTGTCGATCGTGTTAAAACTGAATTACAGGCGGACGAAGTCAATTTTCGCAGCAACTTCTCTATGGTCGTAATCGTTGGAGAAGGGATGAGAAACTCAACTGGCTTGGCCGCAAGAGCTACCACTGCCATTTCACGAACTGGAGCTAATATTGAAATGATTAATCAAGGTTCATCAGAAGTTAGCCTTGTATTCGGTGTCCTTAAACAAGATGAAACGAAGATACTAAAAGAGCTGTATAAAGAGTTTTTCTCTCCTGTTTTGGTTGTGTGA
- a CDS encoding SDR family oxidoreductase produces the protein MKVFVVGATGQIGKHLINLIQNSEQHTVRAMVRKQEQADELGKQGVDAAVASLEGSVQDIADAAKGCDAIVFTAGSGGHTGLDKTLLIDLDGAAKTVEAAEQAGITRFVLVSALQANKRENWNQEMVPYYVAKHYADKMVEQSSLDYTIIRPGGLLNEPSTGKVSASENLERGSIAREDVAKTIFASLNSQHTVKKSFDLISGETGIEEALENL, from the coding sequence ATGAAAGTATTCGTAGTAGGGGCAACTGGACAAATTGGAAAACATCTTATCAACCTTATACAAAATAGTGAACAACATACAGTGCGTGCAATGGTCCGAAAGCAAGAGCAGGCAGACGAGTTAGGAAAACAAGGCGTTGATGCTGCAGTTGCAAGTTTGGAAGGTAGTGTGCAAGACATCGCTGATGCAGCAAAAGGGTGTGACGCGATAGTCTTTACTGCAGGTTCCGGCGGGCATACAGGTTTAGACAAGACTTTGCTAATTGATTTAGATGGAGCAGCTAAAACTGTAGAGGCTGCTGAACAAGCAGGCATCACTCGATTTGTACTTGTCAGTGCACTTCAAGCTAACAAGCGTGAAAACTGGAATCAAGAGATGGTTCCGTATTACGTGGCAAAACACTATGCAGATAAAATGGTGGAACAAAGTAGTTTGGACTACACCATTATTCGTCCAGGTGGCCTTTTAAATGAACCAAGTACAGGTAAGGTATCGGCTTCAGAAAACCTTGAAAGAGGCTCTATTGCTCGTGAGGATGTTGCAAAAACAATTTTTGCTTCATTGAACTCACAACATACCGTTAAGAAATCATTTGACCTTATTAGTGGGGAAACAGGCATTGAAGAAGCACTAGAAAATTTATAA
- the pxpB gene encoding 5-oxoprolinase subunit PxpB, translating to MRITYSPLGDEAIVIEVGQEITKEATNLVRAITKLIEETTIDSVVEVIPAFTTVTVFYKVSAECQYEDMKNLLTKYIVGIKHVDLIQPRTIEIPVCYGGEHGPDLEYVASHNQLTVDEVIEIHSTGTYEVNMIGFAPGFPFISGMSEKIAAPRRATPRLRIPARSVGIAGMQTGVYPIETPGGWQLIGRTAMELFLPNEKIPSLLQAGDQIVFKPISKEEYDKWEGTTHATV from the coding sequence ATGAGGATAACATATTCACCACTTGGTGATGAGGCAATTGTAATTGAGGTTGGGCAAGAGATTACGAAAGAGGCAACCAACTTAGTGCGAGCAATTACTAAACTAATAGAAGAAACTACGATTGACTCGGTAGTTGAAGTGATTCCTGCATTTACCACAGTCACTGTTTTTTATAAAGTTAGTGCTGAATGTCAATATGAAGATATGAAGAACCTATTAACTAAATATATAGTCGGGATTAAACATGTAGATTTAATACAACCACGCACCATTGAAATTCCGGTTTGTTATGGTGGGGAGCATGGGCCAGATCTTGAATATGTGGCGTCACATAATCAGTTAACTGTTGATGAAGTGATTGAGATTCATTCTACAGGTACTTATGAAGTGAATATGATTGGCTTTGCGCCAGGGTTTCCGTTTATTAGTGGAATGTCTGAAAAGATTGCAGCTCCTCGTAGAGCGACTCCTAGGCTTCGGATTCCTGCACGGTCAGTTGGTATTGCGGGCATGCAGACTGGTGTCTATCCAATTGAAACGCCAGGTGGCTGGCAATTGATTGGTCGAACGGCAATGGAACTTTTTCTCCCAAATGAAAAGATACCAAGTTTATTACAAGCGGGAGATCAGATTGTCTTTAAGCCGATTTCTAAGGAAGAGTATGACAAATGGGAGGGGACAACCCATGCTACAGTTTGA